The Ornithinimicrobium faecis genome includes a window with the following:
- the yidD gene encoding membrane protein insertion efficiency factor YidD: protein MTTTSLREPRTLRGVLALPLIGLVRLYQWIISPLLGPTCKFYPSCSNYAVTALSRHGVLRGTWLTVRRLGRCHPWSDGGVDHVPERAPRRDHH, encoded by the coding sequence CGTGAGCCCCGCACCCTGCGCGGTGTGCTGGCCCTGCCACTGATCGGGCTGGTGCGCCTCTATCAGTGGATCATCTCGCCGCTGCTCGGGCCGACCTGCAAGTTCTATCCCTCCTGTTCCAACTACGCGGTGACCGCGCTGAGTCGCCACGGGGTGCTCCGGGGAACCTGGCTGACCGTTCGACGGTTGGGTAGGTGTCACCCCTGGAGCGATGGCGGCGTCGACCACGTGCCCGAGCGGGCGCCGCGACGCGACCACCACTGA